One Bradyrhizobium sp. ISRA464 genomic window carries:
- a CDS encoding NAD(P)/FAD-dependent oxidoreductase: MTGAAKTHYEVIVVGAGVAGIYQIKRLVDLGIDATVLEAAPDLGGTWYWNRYPGCRFDSESYTYGFSFSRELLDEWHWKERFSGQPENLRYLNYVADKFDLRKHMQFNCKVETMRFDEARDLWHLTIADGRELTCRFVVLAIGLLSAPTMPRVEGIDDFKGRSFHTYYWPHEPIDLAGKRVAVIGTGATGIQLIGEIADKVGELTVFQRRPNWSAPLNNSAISEAEMADIRARYDEIFAACALTPGSFLHGPDRRGFYEVTREERLKLWDKLYDEPGFGIWLANFREIFMDEAANAELSEYIAGRIRQRVRDPKVAEKLIPRDHGFGVQRLPLETNYFEVYNRDNVHLVDLSETPLVRVTETGLRTSARDYDFDIIVYATGFDAITGAYDLIDIRGIGGEKLADKWKHAPSTFLGMLVHGFPNLLMPTGPQSASASTNFPRGIENGVNWCTNLLQYMWDRGYTRADATLEAQERWTAHVVKMYEIMLMRKAKGWFTGYNSNVPGHEAGTVRYFVYNGGMPKFLGIINGVAARGYEEIAFGAAPAAEVQGATVGVSA; encoded by the coding sequence ATGACGGGAGCGGCCAAGACCCACTACGAGGTGATCGTCGTCGGCGCCGGCGTGGCGGGCATCTACCAGATCAAGCGGCTGGTCGATCTCGGCATCGACGCGACCGTGCTTGAAGCGGCCCCCGATCTCGGCGGCACCTGGTACTGGAACCGCTATCCCGGCTGCCGCTTCGATTCCGAGAGCTACACCTACGGCTTCTCGTTCTCGCGCGAGCTGCTCGACGAGTGGCACTGGAAGGAGCGCTTCTCCGGCCAGCCCGAGAATTTGCGCTACCTCAACTACGTCGCCGACAAGTTCGACCTCCGCAAGCATATGCAGTTCAACTGCAAGGTCGAAACCATGCGTTTCGACGAGGCGCGGGATCTCTGGCACCTGACGATCGCCGACGGCCGCGAGCTGACCTGCCGCTTCGTGGTGCTCGCGATCGGGTTGCTCTCGGCGCCGACCATGCCGCGCGTGGAAGGCATCGACGACTTCAAGGGCCGCTCGTTCCATACCTATTACTGGCCGCACGAGCCGATCGATCTCGCCGGCAAGAGAGTGGCCGTGATCGGCACCGGCGCCACCGGCATCCAGTTAATCGGTGAGATCGCCGACAAGGTCGGCGAGCTCACCGTGTTCCAGCGCCGGCCGAACTGGAGCGCGCCGCTCAACAACAGCGCGATTTCTGAGGCGGAAATGGCCGACATCCGTGCCCGCTATGACGAGATCTTCGCCGCCTGCGCGCTCACGCCGGGCAGCTTTCTGCACGGGCCCGACCGCCGCGGCTTCTACGAGGTGACGCGCGAGGAGCGGCTGAAGCTGTGGGACAAGCTCTACGACGAGCCCGGCTTCGGCATCTGGCTGGCGAATTTCCGCGAGATCTTCATGGATGAAGCCGCCAATGCCGAATTGTCGGAGTATATCGCCGGTCGCATCCGCCAGCGCGTCAGGGATCCCAAGGTTGCCGAAAAACTGATCCCGCGGGATCACGGCTTCGGCGTGCAGCGCCTGCCGCTGGAGACGAACTATTTCGAGGTCTATAACCGCGACAACGTGCATCTCGTCGATCTCAGCGAGACGCCGCTGGTGCGCGTGACCGAGACGGGCTTGCGGACATCGGCGCGCGACTATGACTTCGACATCATCGTCTACGCCACAGGATTCGATGCCATCACCGGCGCCTATGACCTGATCGACATCCGTGGCATCGGCGGCGAGAAGCTGGCGGACAAATGGAAGCATGCGCCGTCCACCTTCCTCGGCATGCTCGTGCACGGCTTCCCGAATTTGCTGATGCCGACCGGGCCGCAAAGCGCGTCCGCCTCGACCAACTTCCCGCGCGGCATCGAGAATGGCGTCAACTGGTGCACCAACCTGCTGCAATACATGTGGGACCGCGGCTACACGCGCGCGGACGCGACGCTCGAGGCGCAGGAGCGCTGGACCGCGCATGTCGTCAAGATGTACGAGATCATGCTGATGCGCAAAGCCAAGGGCTGGTTCACTGGCTACAACTCCAACGTGCCCGGCCACGAAGCGGGGACGGTACGGTATTTCGTCTACAACGGCGGCATGCCGAAGTTTTTGGGGATCATCAACGGGGTGGCGGCGAGGGGGTATGAGGAGATCGCGTTTGGGGCGGCCCCGGCGGCCGAAGTGCAGGGGGCGACGGTTGGCGTGTCGGCGTAG
- the thiC gene encoding phosphomethylpyrimidine synthase ThiC — protein sequence MNIRSNPDTTRPAVTTGSLPASRKIFATPEAAPDLRVPLREIILSEGAGEPNLPVYDTSGPYTDPQLTIDVNAGLPRNRLAWVKERGGVEEYEGREIKPEDNGNVGASHAAKAFTAHHKPLRGLDGHKITQLEFARAGIITKEMIYVAERENLGRKLKLERAEAALADGESFGAAVPAFITPEFVRSEIARGRAIIPSNINHAELEPMIIGRNFLTKINANIGNSAVTSSVEEEVDKMVWAIRWGADTVMDLSTGRNIHTTREWILRNSPVPIGTVPIYQALEKCNGDPVQLTWELYKDTLIEQCEQGVDYFTIHAGVRLPYIHLTANRVTGIVSRGGSIMAKWCLAHHKESFLYTHFEDICDIMRKYDVSFSLGDGLRPGSIADANDRAQFAELETLGELTKIAWDKGCQVMIEGPGHIPMHKIKINMDKQLQECGEAPFYTLGPLTTDIAPGYDHITSGIGAAMIGWFGCAMLCYVTPKEHLGLPDRNDVKTGVITYKIAAHAADLAKGHPAAQLRDDALSRARFDFRWEDQFNLGLDPETARAFHDETLPKEAHKVAHFCSMCGPKFCSMKITQDVRDYAATLNDKEQGMAQMSAKFKEMGSDVYLDAEKVKESNRVL from the coding sequence ATGAACATCCGCTCCAATCCCGACACCACCCGGCCCGCCGTCACGACCGGCTCGCTGCCCGCCTCGCGCAAGATCTTCGCGACGCCGGAGGCCGCGCCCGATCTGCGCGTGCCGCTGCGCGAGATCATCCTCTCGGAAGGCGCCGGCGAACCGAACTTGCCGGTCTATGACACTTCGGGCCCCTACACCGATCCGCAGCTGACCATCGACGTCAATGCCGGCCTGCCGCGCAACCGTCTGGCCTGGGTCAAGGAGCGCGGCGGCGTCGAGGAATATGAGGGCCGCGAAATCAAGCCGGAGGACAACGGCAATGTCGGCGCCTCGCATGCCGCGAAAGCCTTCACCGCGCACCACAAGCCGCTGCGCGGGCTCGACGGCCACAAGATCACCCAGCTCGAATTCGCCCGCGCCGGCATCATCACAAAGGAGATGATCTACGTCGCCGAGCGCGAGAACCTCGGCCGCAAGCTTAAGCTCGAGCGCGCCGAAGCGGCGCTAGCCGACGGCGAGAGCTTCGGTGCTGCGGTGCCGGCCTTCATCACACCGGAATTCGTGCGCAGCGAGATCGCACGGGGACGGGCCATCATCCCCTCCAACATCAACCATGCCGAGCTCGAGCCGATGATCATCGGCCGCAACTTCCTGACCAAGATCAACGCCAATATCGGCAACTCGGCGGTGACCTCATCGGTGGAGGAAGAGGTCGACAAGATGGTGTGGGCGATCCGCTGGGGCGCCGACACCGTGATGGACCTCTCGACCGGGCGCAACATCCACACCACCCGCGAATGGATCCTGCGCAACTCGCCGGTGCCGATCGGTACCGTGCCGATCTACCAGGCGCTGGAGAAGTGCAACGGCGATCCCGTCCAGCTCACATGGGAACTCTACAAGGACACGCTGATCGAGCAGTGCGAACAGGGCGTCGACTACTTCACGATCCACGCCGGCGTGCGCCTGCCCTATATCCACCTCACTGCCAACCGCGTCACCGGCATCGTGTCGCGCGGCGGCTCGATCATGGCGAAGTGGTGCCTGGCGCATCACAAGGAGAGCTTCCTCTACACCCATTTCGAGGACATCTGCGACATCATGCGCAAGTATGACGTCTCGTTCTCGCTCGGCGACGGCCTGCGCCCGGGCTCGATCGCGGATGCCAACGACCGCGCGCAGTTCGCCGAGCTGGAGACCTTGGGCGAACTCACGAAGATCGCCTGGGACAAGGGCTGCCAGGTCATGATCGAGGGCCCCGGCCATATCCCGATGCACAAGATCAAGATCAACATGGACAAGCAGCTCCAGGAGTGCGGCGAGGCGCCGTTCTACACCCTCGGGCCGCTGACGACAGACATCGCGCCGGGCTATGACCACATCACCTCAGGGATTGGCGCCGCGATGATCGGCTGGTTCGGCTGTGCGATGCTCTGCTACGTCACGCCGAAGGAGCATCTCGGCCTGCCCGACCGCAACGACGTCAAGACCGGCGTCATCACCTACAAGATCGCAGCCCACGCCGCCGATCTCGCCAAGGGCCATCCCGCGGCGCAGCTCCGCGACGATGCGCTCTCTCGCGCGCGGTTCGACTTCCGCTGGGAGGACCAGTTCAACCTCGGCCTCGACCCCGAGACCGCGCGAGCCTTCCACGACGAGACCTTGCCGAAGGAAGCCCACAAGGTCGCGCATTTCTGCTCGATGTGCGGCCCGAAATTCTGCTCCATGAAGATCACCCAGGACGTCCGCGACTATGCCGCGACGCTCAACGACAAGGAACAGGGCATGGCGCAGATGAGTGCCAAGTTCAAGGAAATGGGGTCGGACGTTTATCTGGACGCGGAGAAGGTGAAGGAGAGCAATCGGGTGTTGTGA